ACATCGATTACAATACTTGTTTATATTATAATCAaaaaagtatatgttatatacttttttcgagcaaaatcccatcatatgattcattcttttttattacaaattcactaattaatttcaactatCAATTAAACTTGTTTgcattgagtttaattattttttataaatttttttttacgattAAGCAAGACATATAAACTCATTTTTTTCATGACTCAtgattgattttatttaatttttaattttcaaattaactaatttatttcaattaattaattcaactttattgcGCTAtccataattatttattattattattatatcgcgtttcatactaaattattattcaaGTATATGATTTTTTGAGATTAACTATTTGAATTTTGCTATTCACACTATGGTAgtcaatttttatgttattgtATCAATTATAATACTATAACATACTACTTTGTCTTCAAGTGTATGTTATAAAGTTTACCGTGCAACCTCCTCACGtattgctttttttttcttttcttccaaaatcactaattcttatcgattaaattttttataataattatattattttttattccaacttaaataatatttcaattatataattaaatttgatgaatgttgagtttaattatttcgactttaatattatattataatatatgatcttcaagtatattgttatattgttatataatttcaactaattaaaacaaatcctaacaaatcctaaaatttaattaattaattaattaataataggaaacaaataaaaataacaaaattttagcaatataaatatccgaaattataacataattttatattagataaaaataaataatattatttttatcttataaaaatctaattttcgaaaaaattaaaaaataatatcaaaaaacaaatctagtattattttaaggagaaacacaaaattagttgaaacaaattaataaaaaacaaataaacacaaaatttaggagaaataatttttgaaaaaaataataatattaatttagaaaaaaaatagctAGAAACAAACCTAGAATTATTATAACAAGGAACactaaattattggtaacaaatcaataattaaatttaaaaacaaataaatcaaaaacaaaaccgaacaaaaattaaaaaaaaaatcgaattatataaattataaaatttcccaaaataaaaacataaaaataaagaaacaaagGCTTAACAAataaaggaaacaaactaatTAACCAAACAAACTAATTAACCGAAAATAAGGGAATCAAATGGCCGAAAAACTGTACATAAAATggcagaaaaaaaaagaaagaaaatggatGGAATAAATTAAGGATAAATCAGTAAATATACTAAATCCATAAAACCGGCCCACACTCTAAACAGGTAAAAAACCGATATTTTATCAGGTGTAACGTACACCTGGTGTTCAAATATCATTATTGATACACCATAATGATTACAACCAATTTAACTATACAATTTGTTTGAAACAAAATTTCGAAACTCACGGAAACAAATTAAACTTTCGAAGTGATTATTGGGTTACACAAAAATAACCACTTTTCAACCAATTTTTCGAAACACGTGTTTTCGGAAATCACAAAATTTTGTGCGGCGCTAATTTGATTATATTGTATTCAATTAAGTGACGAAATTTCCAAAGTATCAATTCTATTCTTCAAAATCACAAAATTTCGTGAACCATCACTGCACATCAGTTTGTCAATTCACAACAATCAAAATACCTAATTTCGTCATCCCAATAAACCAAATTCTAAAAGAAATCTTTACTTATACGAAAAATTTCCATTAtatattcaaatttcaaaaaatcaTCAATCTGATACCACTTGTTAGAAGTAATCCACACAATCACTTTAAAATCTATGATGATAATCTGAAAATATATAATCCAGAATCACTAACTTGAAGTTATGACGAATTCTGTATAAAGATTTGATCTTCCAAGAATACAATATCTTCTTGTTTAGCGTATTTTTTTGATGGGAAAACAATACATAACGGTACTGTTTCCGGGGGACCAGACCCCATATATATAACTTCTCAAGTtatccatatttattatttggtccctcaacaaataataaatataacatttaatatatacataatatgatagtatttatttacattatatatatatatatatatatatatatatatatatataggaatgagatcatgtagtatccaatgcttataatagatccgtaggtccaaatcttgaccatacatttatgacatgtggcgcatcaagatggtgacacgtggcaaggaacttccaagcattccaaggcaaaatctggaggggtaaaatcggaatgtaattttcggaattaacaattaaaaaaatataattttttttaaattttctcaaaatagatatattttagatgcctAAAATTtcacacgaagatgcataaagttttcatatgaaatgcatgactttgaacagaaaaatgcatttgatttttacagttttggtattttcaccaccccaccccatgccaccccccaaccctccccattaccacccccccaaaaataggcatgtttcacatgcatttaaaatcaaacaaaaatgcataaagttttcacataaaatgcattaaattatacaaaaaatgcatttcattttaataaatctggtagtttcgccacctcacccctgccccacccaccccccaccccacccacccccccccaattttttttttcaaaaactgatcagaaaatcagtttttgaaaaaaaaaatgtgggtgggggtgggggtgggtcagcaatcagaaaatcagtttttgaaaaaaaaaattgggggggtggggtggggtggggttcaggggtgtgagGGGGTGGGGTgaggtgaaatcttatgcatttttatatgaaactttatgcatttttatatgaacctTCATGCATTTTCGTATtaaatctaaattttttttatataattattaaatccgaaaattacattccaatttacccctctccagattttgccttgaaatgcttgaAAGTTttttgccacgtgtcaccatcttgatgcacCATATCTCATAAATGTGTGGtttagatttggatctacggatctattataaccttggatactaccggaacccaaccctatatatatagggagaggttcaaataagaaccactaaataaaattagaacggagaaccattttaagccattcgatcatcaagatctacggtggatgcatcatcttggtggatgaatgcaaatactgggttcgaatcctgaagggagcaaaatttttattattttcggatgcattaaatttaatagcgaatacattaatttatatagcagatgcattgattttaatggttcttatgttctcacgataagtgtggttctcattataaccacaccctatatatatatatagggagaggttcaagaaagaaccataaataaaaaaagaacggagaaccgttttcagtcattcgattatcaagatctacgatggatgtatcatcttgttggatgaatgcagatcctgggttcgaatcctgaagggagcaattttttttatttttttgagtgcattaattttaacagcgaatgcattaatttttatagtgaatgcattagatttgatggttctcacgcgttctcacaaataatgtagttctctctagaaccatatatatatatatatatatagggatgggatcaatgaagaatgctaaatgtagaaggaaacaacgaaggctgaataactcaatacatttactgaataaatcacgcgagcgcatgaatgaaaaatgtacgtgtttattcagtaaaataactattcgtgcggtcgcgtgatttattcggtaaatttattgacttattcagaacgaaatatagttacttcttcatagatcccaaccctatatagatatatgtatatatatatatatatatatatatatatatatatatagggagaggttcaaataagaaccactaataaaataagaacagagaaccattttaagccattcgatcatcaagatctacggtggatgcatcatcttagtggatggatgcagatgctgggttcgaatcctgaagggagcaaaaaattattttttttggatgcattaatttgtatagcagatgcagtaattttattggttcttatgttctcacgataattgtggttctcactataaccgcaccctatatatatatatatatatatatatatatatatatatatgggcgcgcttcagtgagaccccctatttttcgtgtaacatgagtacaatgaataagacatataatactaatgaacaaaacgtatatctaatgaacaagatgtatatactgatgaaaaataaaattttaaaaattcgtaatgaataagatatatatactgatgaacatggccgtatacactgatgaacaatgcagtatatactgatgaataacaaaatttaaaatattctgctccctccaggattcgaaccctgcgaaaaaaaatcaccctccagatacaatatcagtcatatgattgataaaataaatgcaccagatcgtgccctagatcttactaaaattagggggtctcattggagcggccccctatatatatatatatatatatttgttcactaattgaattaattatttactTTAATCCAACATTTTGTGGTTATAAACGTCTGCAATTTCAATTTGGACAGGTTATAAAATTGAACAAGTGGTATTGTGCGTGTTGATATCATTCATATATACTAACATATAATTGTCGATTAATACACATATTATTATACATGGAAATGCAATGAATAAACAACAATAATCATTGGTCACCACTCAAACTTGTCAACTTGGACAGGAAGTTCTGAATATCTATATCAGAAGTGCCACCCTCATCCACGGCCTCCTTAGCCAAATCCCTCCATTTACTAGCATTCATCTTCATCTCTTTCCCTCTCATCACTTCCCTCAAACAACCCTCCACCTCCTCTCTCCCCACCAGCCCATCCTCcccaaccctaaccctaacgcCCACGCCCCACACGTCTTGCACGAGCTTCGCGTCCGTGGTCTGGTCCGTCCACTGCGGCATCACCACCATGGGCACCCCCGAGCTCAGCGCCTCCGTCGTCGAGTTCCACCCGCCATGCGAGAAGAAGCACCCCACAGCCTTGTGAGACAGCACCTCCAGCTGAGGGCTCCAGTGCACAAACAATGCCTTATCAAGTGACGCCTCAATGAAATCCATGGGGATCTTTTCCTCTCTGTCTGAAGCTCTGACCACCCATACGAAGTGGAAGCTTGTGTGGTGCAATCCCCATGCGATCTCTTCCATTTGTGATTTGGGGAGATTGTCCATGCTGCCAAATGCTATGTACACCACTGAGCTTGCCGCCTTCTTGTCTAGCCAATTCATGATTGTTGTCGAAGGCTCTGAATGGAAGAGGTTTATGTCATATTTGTTGTCATTGGCAATTCGATTGTCCAAGTATGAGGATGGGAGTGTGGGCCCAATTGTAAGAAGTGGGCATACTTTTGTCATTGAATCCACGATCTGTCAAAATATAATAAAGACATCGAAGTATCGTCGAACAAGGCAAATTAGAGATGAAATGCTATTTTGTAAACGATAatttaataaagaaattaacAAAGAAAACATACTTACGTAAACCGAGTAATtccaaaaattatttatattttatacacacTCTTCGTGCACAAATTAACTTCTCAGTGGACACACTTtctaagaaaaaataattactatatATTTAGTGAGTAGATAAAAAGGctccataattttattttattttaaaaatagtgATAATTAGTGATTTTATATGGATCTATTAATATATggcaatatatataataatataggAATTTGAAGGGCCGGACAAAAATGATAAGATGAGAGAGTAATTTTTTCTTTGTTGCCCGATTTTTCCTGCGTATGCAGGTGAAAAAGATAGGGCTTTTCAATGTTGACAcgaaaacaaatataattttttaaaaaatatatttgaagctcttttaaatatatGGTGAACACGTATAAATTACTCAGTTTTGAATATTGGTTGAGGAGGGTAGTGGATTTAAGCTCCACAAATCGAAAAAAACATATGAATctatcagtatatatatatagggtcattggaaaaaaaaattacgatATTCTTCtcctaaatttaaaaaaaaatggaatttccaATTTTCCTtacgcacacacacatatacgTGTGTGTATAACATAGTAACGAGCAATATACAAGATATATAGTATCTAAATATggtgcttaattaaataaaaattatatattacaaACACTTATATATCAAACGTGCTAGCTAGATCGATACGATCGATCTAAATAATGAGATgcaaattaatattgaattaatCTAAAACAATCAAAACTCACCTTCTCTTCCAACTTGTAAAACGTATTGACAAGCACAAAATCAGCCTTCTCCAAATTCGAAAATTGATTCAACACCATCTCGAAGTAGGCCGGATATGTCCCATGCTTGTATATGAACGAAGGGAGGTCCGGCAGATCAAGCGGCGGAAGCCCCGGCAGCTCCACCGGAGTCGAAGCGGCCGTCACGGGAAGCTTGAGCAGCCCCTGATGGGCATAATAGTACACATAATTCACAGCACAAGCTTGAGTGAAAAAAGCAGCTCCCTTAATACCATATTTTTGGGCCACTTCCAAAGCCCAAGGCAAAAAGGCATCATATACTATGCAATCAATGGGGTGGTTAGAGCTTTGATATGATTGGATGAGATCCTCCAGGGTTTTCGAGCCCGCCCGTTCCATACGCGTCAGATAGTCTGACACGTTGTCGGCCTGTCCGAAACCGCCTTCATCGAATCCATCAGATATGGAGTCGATGACGACGGAGTCGGATTTTGGGTTGAAGGATTTGAGGATGAATTTGGTTACGGCAAAAGTGGCTTTAGCACCTTTGAAGACTAGGCGCTTGCAAAATTGATGCATAGGGTTAACATGGCCTTGGCTTGGGTAAGGTATTGCTAAGATGTGTGGTTTGTAggaatttctctctttctccattTTTTCTATGACCTCCTTTGAGAATACTATCcaactatatatattatatatatgagagagagagagagttatcCAACTAtgagagagtgagagaaatAGAATTGAAGGCTCTAATTTTGGCGGCTGCCGTGATTAACGAACCGAGATAATCACAATTTTCTGTATGAAAAGTCAATACCATAATTTTGTAAATGATAATTGTGATATTGGAGTTTTTATTTGGTGGATGCTCAAGATTAActactccattttttttttgaagacaTTAACTACTCCATTATTTGGTTTCAAAGAAAACTACTCCATTATTTGTAGtcattttcattcttttttttgttttgttttatgtgTGTGTGTCGCGAGATGGACTTGTTGAGAGTCATGACTTGTCTTGCTTATGGTAAATCAAGAATTTTAAGAACTCTGTTGTCTTCAACTTCCGAGCGCAACTAACACATATTGTTTGCGTGAATTTATAAGCTACGTAAAATAGATTATAAGTTATTCATAGAAGTTTATGAACTTCTTTAAAGAATTCGATAGAATAAATTCTTAAACAATTTATAATCTCTAAAAATAAGTTTCaagtttataagctcctaaaaaaataagttcttccactccaacttattttttcataattttatatgtaataattattttacaaatattattcaactataaattattatttttatcatataccTTATCAAGTTCAtctcttttcgattttctctctctagcttataaactTAATATTATCTAAATACTTTGATAATTattaagctcttaaaaaaactacatcttataagctcttgaaatattttataaattctaAAAACTTGTAAGTTATTTAAAATAAGATTAGTGAAACACCCTCtgaatataatattttcaaatttaatttatgtttgacccattttttatttattcaaactCCTTTTGAATTTTTTGAACACATCAAGTTtcattagggatgtcaatccagcccgaaaTTCGTGAACTGGACCGATTAGCCACCAATCCGAGAGGGTTTGGGCTAAAAAATTTAAACCCGATAAAACGACAGTTCGAATAGCTCGTAACCTATGATgtacggattcttcaaaaaatagCACATTGCAGTATCGGATACGCTCAGAGTGCGGGAGCGGGtgcgattcgcgtgggattcgcacgggattcgccaTATGGcaaacccccccccccctcaaaaaaaaaaaaacggattCGCGAATCAGGTGCGCCCACCTCACGAATCGGGTGCGTTTAGGATGCATTTAGGGTTGTTTTGaagaatttcattatttttgggctcttttgccatttttttcaatttattgccCTACAATTATTTGTGTCTCTTCGATCCCTCAACAAAGAAGAATTCAATTTCAAGAAATTATAATCTTACTATACTTTATTTTCTAAGTTCTATCAtacttattaaattaaaattttatttaaaaaaaaggaaaataagaaACAACCTAAAAATCCCCTTGAAAGCAAAGAAAGCATACTAaaggccgagcctcgttaaaaccttgcAAAGGAAAACCTGAGAGGAAAAAGCCTTAGCAAGggaaaagagtactcgtctaagatgaaaaaagagaaaaaatgttAGTAAGTGGAGGTAAAATTATTTCAGATGCTCCGTCTAAGTTCTATCATACTAATTAGTAGtaaactaataattaaaataattataagaatAAAAGTGGCAGATTGAAATGCTTTAACTTGCAATTTCAGCTattatatgtattttatttcttgatctttgacttatatttgcaatgcaacatttaatttatgaacgctcttttctttttttcaatttgattggtCATATCTAATAAAGGGGctatggcaaaaaaatacatgaactttaaaaaaagttgcaattttcacatgaactttcaattaagccaaaaaatacatgaatttatatttttgttgcaattttcacctaagtttgactttcaacaaaattgaagcttaattgacagtcgaaattaagtcaaatatatcaAATTTTGGTCTAACTTCTGGTGAtgatgagtatttagaagctcggagGTCTaagaaagtaaaatttgatatatttgacttaatttcggctgtcaattaagctctaattttgttgaaagtcaaacttaggtgaaaattgcaacaaaaatataaattcatgtacattttggcttaattgaaagttcaggtgaaaattgcaacttttttcaaagttcgtgtattttttggccataacccctataataaaatatataaatataacagaCGTATCattcacgaatcgcaccctatattttctgaaaattcgtaTCCCCGCATTCGAATCGTATCGCTCTCGCACCCGCCCCCTCGCACATGTGCAACATAGCTAGTAACCAAATAGTCCGACACCCGATAGGGCAGGGTCGAAAATAATCTGAAACCTTATAAGACTGACTCGAAAATAATGTGTTctcttgattatatgaaaattttctcattaattatgtgattttcaattttattacttTACTTctaaaaattagtataataagatatttttttattgaaaaagtttgtgaaatgtattttgattcaattttaaaaatttattattagaaAGTTATACTCCTCATTTTACTTCTCTGTatttttaattcattatttaatataaaatatttagatgcaaaaattaaaagatgataattatttaataaaaatgttgCATATTTATATCTCTAATAGTTGcatattagttattatgtaagtcgATTTTTAAATGTCACTTATTTATCCGTGTATttgtttattataaattaatataatattgtctagagaaatatattaattaatctttttaaaataaatttttgagctCGACTAGTCTGATGGGCTAGTTCGAAACTCAAATGTTTAGGGTTAGTAATAGAAATTTTTaatctaaattttttttaatccaattaattcataagtgtATAATTCGATTATCCGATAAGACTAACTCAAAGATACTATGGATTGAATTGATTGATATCCCTAAATCTCACTAATTACTTTATATGGAGGTGGTTGGCATGCTATTGCCGAATAATAATAGATGGAAGAGGGATTTGCAAAACTATTCAAGTTTGAAAAGTGTCAATCTATTATACTCATTTTTCTGCACTCTATACTAGGGCTGGCAAATCGTGTGGGTCGGAtcgttatcgggtcgacctgatattaacccgacctgataaggccaaacccgaacccgacctaATAAGGGAATGCTcgaacccaacccgaacccaacCTGATACACCTAAACCCGAACTCGACACGAACCCGATAACAACCCGATTTGAATCGGGTTGACACGACACGATAGTGACACAATCTGATTACGACCTGATAATAACACGATTTGAATCGGGTTGACACGACACGATAGCAACACGATCTGATTACGACCAGATAACAAcacgaatttgatttgattaattcatatgaataataatatataaaaaaaaatacaaaattcgtCACATATGCTCAACAATCAACATATCCAATAAATCAACAATTCAACATATGCCAAACTAAAAATACaatcaatataaaacattaaaCCAATAAGCATCAATAAgcttaacaaaatataataagctcaaatgaaaataacaatgcatcaaccaAGAGTTGTCAATCCCTCACATAACTACAACA
The Salvia miltiorrhiza cultivar Shanhuang (shh) unplaced genomic scaffold, IMPLAD_Smil_shh original_scaffold_453, whole genome shotgun sequence genome window above contains:
- the LOC131004668 gene encoding UDP-glycosyltransferase 74F2-like, which gives rise to MEKERNSYKPHILAIPYPSQGHVNPMHQFCKRLVFKGAKATFAVTKFILKSFNPKSDSVVIDSISDGFDEGGFGQADNVSDYLTRMERAGSKTLEDLIQSYQSSNHPIDCIVYDAFLPWALEVAQKYGIKGAAFFTQACAVNYVYYYAHQGLLKLPVTAASTPVELPGLPPLDLPDLPSFIYKHGTYPAYFEMVLNQFSNLEKADFVLVNTFYKLEEKIVDSMTKVCPLLTIGPTLPSSYLDNRIANDNKYDINLFHSEPSTTIMNWLDKKAASSVVYIAFGSMDNLPKSQMEEIAWGLHHTSFHFVWVVRASDREEKIPMDFIEASLDKALFVHWSPQLEVLSHKAVGCFFSHGGWNSTTEALSSGVPMVVMPQWTDQTTDAKLVQDVWGVGVRVRVGEDGLVGREEVEGCLREVMRGKEMKMNASKWRDLAKEAVDEGGTSDIDIQNFLSKLTSLSGDQ